The following proteins are co-located in the Brevibacillus laterosporus DSM 25 genome:
- the pflA gene encoding pyruvate formate-lyase-activating protein, translating into MKGRIHSLETFGTVDGPGIRFVLFLQGCALKCKFCHNADTWDTSGGTEMTVDEVLAEIEPYLNYYRNSGGGLTVTGGEPTLQAPFVTEVFTAVKEKWGLHTTLDSSGFCDTAKADKLLEVTDLVLLDLKQMDREKHIWLTSQPNDRTLAFAKFLSDHGKKMWIRHVLIPGITDSASHLLEMGEFIGSLHGVEKIEILPYHEMGIYKWEELGKEYPLKGQRSPSDEEVKRAYELITKGRTQQLQVIK; encoded by the coding sequence ATGAAAGGTCGAATTCACTCTCTTGAAACATTTGGTACTGTAGATGGTCCAGGTATTCGATTTGTACTATTTTTGCAAGGCTGTGCTTTAAAATGTAAATTTTGTCATAATGCAGATACATGGGATACCAGTGGTGGAACAGAGATGACGGTAGACGAGGTTTTGGCTGAAATTGAACCTTACCTGAATTATTATCGTAACTCTGGTGGTGGCTTGACAGTAACGGGTGGAGAGCCAACCTTACAAGCACCATTTGTAACAGAGGTATTTACAGCTGTTAAAGAAAAATGGGGTCTTCATACAACCCTGGATTCTTCAGGATTCTGTGACACAGCTAAAGCGGATAAATTACTGGAAGTGACCGACTTGGTTCTTCTTGATCTAAAACAAATGGATCGGGAAAAGCATATCTGGCTCACTAGCCAACCAAATGACCGGACATTGGCATTTGCCAAATTTTTATCTGATCACGGTAAAAAAATGTGGATTCGTCACGTGTTGATTCCAGGTATTACGGATTCAGCTAGTCATTTGCTTGAAATGGGAGAATTTATTGGTTCCCTGCATGGCGTGGAAAAAATTGAAATTCTACCCTATCATGAAATGGGTATATATAAATGGGAAGAGCTGGGCAAAGAGTATCCACTAAAAGGACAGCGCTCTCCCTCAGATGAAGAAGTTAAGCGTGCTTATGAATTAATTACTAAAGGTAGAACGCAACAGCTTCAAGTGATTAAGTAA
- a CDS encoding GNAT family N-acetyltransferase, whose protein sequence is MLKNQLKDRLEIRNVTEEHLDQCNELIKYVFQVTNTEIRDLDEEFWVEQKRPILRSCTTIGWFDQDKLVSQIMVYPFMVNIHGTPYEMGGVTGVGTYPEYAGFGLIQALIKKSLTIMKEKGQTISYLYPYSIPFYRKKGWEIISDMIDYQIKDTQLPKMYEVSGRMIRAEFTHPDLQHVYATFAEQTNGAMLRNSIAWNERFRWEKDELSVAIYYNAEDQPTGYLYYRVEDETFYVAEKVYLDEDARQGLWNFIRAHISMVYAVKGKIFTNDPIAFLLEDGEIVQKISPYYMGRIVDVKGFLERFPFIRTNCSEIILHIEDPLLDWNNGTFVLTWDEENRIQITNEAKEGGLSLTIQTLTTMMMSYKRPTYLYKIKRLHGSIEAVGWLEKMIPNETPWFADYF, encoded by the coding sequence ATGTTAAAAAACCAACTTAAAGATAGATTAGAAATAAGAAACGTGACTGAGGAACATTTGGATCAATGTAACGAACTAATTAAATATGTGTTTCAGGTAACCAACACAGAAATAAGAGATTTAGACGAGGAATTCTGGGTAGAACAAAAAAGACCTATTCTTCGTTCCTGCACTACTATCGGTTGGTTTGATCAAGATAAGCTTGTCTCACAAATCATGGTTTATCCATTTATGGTTAACATTCACGGCACCCCTTACGAAATGGGTGGCGTAACTGGAGTTGGAACCTACCCCGAATATGCCGGATTCGGACTAATCCAAGCACTAATTAAAAAAAGCTTGACCATTATGAAGGAGAAAGGCCAAACCATTTCTTATCTATATCCATATTCCATTCCTTTCTATCGCAAGAAAGGCTGGGAAATTATATCCGACATGATTGATTACCAAATAAAGGATACCCAGCTTCCCAAGATGTATGAAGTTAGTGGACGTATGATTCGAGCTGAATTTACACATCCCGATCTTCAACATGTCTATGCTACATTCGCCGAACAAACAAACGGTGCGATGCTTCGAAATTCAATTGCCTGGAATGAACGTTTTCGTTGGGAGAAGGATGAATTGTCTGTTGCTATCTACTACAACGCAGAGGATCAACCTACTGGTTATCTTTATTACAGGGTGGAGGATGAGACATTTTATGTGGCTGAAAAAGTCTACTTGGATGAAGACGCACGTCAAGGTCTTTGGAACTTCATCAGGGCTCATATCTCAATGGTCTATGCTGTAAAAGGAAAAATTTTCACAAATGATCCTATTGCCTTTCTACTGGAAGATGGAGAAATCGTGCAGAAAATTTCTCCTTACTATATGGGCCGCATTGTTGATGTCAAAGGATTTTTAGAACGCTTTCCTTTTATTCGAACCAATTGTAGTGAAATCATTTTGCATATAGAAGATCCCCTGCTTGATTGGAATAATGGTACCTTTGTACTGACATGGGACGAGGAAAATCGCATACAAATTACGAATGAAGCAAAAGAAGGTGGACTATCGCTAACGATTCAAACCCTAACGACTATGATGATGAGCTATAAACGTCCTACCTATCTATACAAGATTAAAAGATTACATGGTTCAATAGAAGCAGTTGGCTGGTTAGAAAAAATGATCCCAAATGAAACCCCTTGGTTTGCGGATTATTTTTAA
- a CDS encoding PTS mannitol transporter subunit IICB: MNQTSVATQQSQDTGLRVKVQKFGRFLSGMVMPNIGAFIAWGLITALFIPTGWIPNEELGKMVGPMITYLLPLLIGYTGGKMIYDVRGGVLGAIATMGIIVGAEIPMFLGAMVMGPLGGYAMKKVDGLFQGKIKAGFEMLVNNFSAGILGAILAIIAYTGVGPVVSALTNALAAGVQAIVDMGLLPLVSIFIEPAKVLFLNNAINHGILGPIGLKEAAETGKSIFFLLEANPGPGFGILLAYWLVGRGAAKQSAPGAAIIHFLGGIHEIYFPYILMKPKLILAAIGGGISGVFVFKLLGAGLVATASPGSIFAIAAMAPKGGLFPVVAGVVISTIVSFLIASVFLKASAASDEEDELHKATAQMKAMKSTKTESAVVSANATDQAVASNGLPAKEQVKKVIFACDAGMGSSAMGASILRKKFQKAGIDVEVTNKAINDLPKNVDIVVTHKSLTQRAQQTVPQAHHISVENFLSSPKYDELTTYLSE, encoded by the coding sequence ATGAATCAGACATCTGTAGCAACACAGCAGTCTCAAGATACGGGCCTACGAGTAAAGGTTCAAAAATTTGGTCGTTTTCTAAGTGGGATGGTGATGCCAAATATTGGTGCCTTTATTGCTTGGGGACTGATCACTGCTCTGTTTATACCGACCGGCTGGATTCCCAATGAAGAGTTGGGTAAAATGGTAGGTCCGATGATCACCTATCTTCTACCGTTATTGATTGGCTACACTGGCGGTAAAATGATCTACGATGTACGCGGTGGCGTACTTGGAGCGATAGCTACCATGGGAATTATCGTTGGTGCAGAAATTCCGATGTTCCTTGGTGCAATGGTCATGGGCCCACTTGGCGGATACGCTATGAAAAAGGTGGACGGGCTATTTCAAGGAAAGATCAAAGCAGGTTTTGAGATGTTGGTTAACAACTTCTCAGCGGGTATTCTTGGAGCAATTTTGGCCATTATTGCCTACACAGGTGTAGGTCCTGTTGTTTCCGCTCTTACAAATGCTTTGGCGGCAGGTGTTCAAGCGATTGTTGATATGGGTCTTTTACCTTTAGTCAGCATTTTCATTGAACCGGCAAAGGTTTTATTTTTAAATAATGCAATCAATCATGGGATATTAGGTCCGATTGGATTAAAAGAAGCGGCGGAAACTGGTAAGTCAATATTCTTCTTGCTTGAAGCAAACCCAGGTCCTGGATTTGGAATTCTGCTAGCTTATTGGCTGGTAGGGCGTGGTGCAGCTAAGCAATCCGCTCCGGGTGCAGCAATTATTCACTTCTTAGGTGGGATTCACGAAATTTATTTCCCTTACATTTTGATGAAACCAAAGTTAATTCTAGCAGCAATTGGCGGTGGAATCAGTGGGGTGTTTGTTTTCAAACTGTTAGGTGCTGGTCTAGTAGCAACTGCATCTCCAGGTAGTATCTTTGCCATAGCTGCTATGGCGCCAAAAGGTGGATTATTCCCAGTAGTTGCTGGGGTAGTAATTAGTACGATCGTTTCTTTCCTTATTGCATCTGTATTCTTAAAAGCTTCAGCAGCATCGGATGAAGAGGATGAGCTACACAAAGCAACTGCACAAATGAAAGCAATGAAAAGTACCAAAACAGAAAGCGCTGTTGTAAGCGCTAACGCAACAGATCAGGCTGTTGCTAGCAATGGATTACCTGCAAAAGAACAGGTGAAAAAAGTAATCTTTGCTTGTGATGCTGGAATGGGTTCAAGTGCTATGGGTGCTTCTATTCTACGTAAGAAGTTTCAAAAAGCTGGCATTGATGTGGAGGTAACAAATAAGGCAATTAATGATTTGCCGAAGAATGTAGACATTGTTGTTACGCACAAATCTTTAACACAACGTGCTCAACAAACTGTACCCCAAGCACATCATATCTCGGTAGAAAACTTCCTAAGTAGTCCTAAATATGATGAGTTAACCACCTATCTAAGTGAATAA
- a CDS encoding BglG family transcription antiterminator, giving the protein MQISARQQQMIMILLREHNGITIAKIADEIQTSARTVHRELPEIEPLMEQYELHLMKRSGVGLILQGAEQDKESLRRALERAMPHSSEHEYNQGQHQGTVQLTQREFTPDERRIIILCTLLAANEPIKLFLLAHNLKVAVPTISHDLDQLEDWVKGFQLHLVRRRGYGIELKGTEAAKRKAMTSLLSENLDETQLIGLLKENIQQKTSQRVDSASEQLLGLIQKDRLIAVENTLQRVRNDLPYPLADSSYIALVVHLSLVIERLMKGEHIEIDQHYLEDLKMQAEYKIAKQIISELESTFSIPFPEAEVAYITMHLQGSKLRMSQHDLLEINNVEVTAVAQKLMEGAGKRLMVNFYEDRSLLSGLLTHLEPAMNRMRRGMHIRNPLLTKIKQDYGQVFQVIAETVKEAFPNVQVPEEEIAYLVLHFGSSMERLKRTRIKYRALIVCSSGIGSSRMLADRIEAEIPEIEVFKHASIFEVNQIDFTEYDLIISTIPVPFDQKPYITVSPLLSREEIVSIRNFLSQVQIEPLTDAKPSQPQTIEKIMDHLEAGESYFRYTLTICKGWYDVQLNNQNQDIKETLEAMCEQLENLGVMSDYRKVVRTLLEREEKSGLGIPGTTQVLYHVKSAEIVQPSFSIGFLQEPIIRRSMDGEEMNITKLLILVSPQDMRSEGTEILSEISSLLIEEETMNVIESSQPITIKTYFIEKLKQFCFRKVGERGNHL; this is encoded by the coding sequence GTGCAGATATCAGCGAGACAACAACAAATGATCATGATACTACTACGGGAGCACAATGGGATTACCATTGCTAAAATTGCTGATGAAATCCAAACGAGTGCACGCACTGTACACCGTGAATTACCTGAGATAGAACCATTGATGGAGCAATACGAACTTCATTTAATGAAACGGTCGGGGGTTGGCTTGATTCTCCAAGGGGCTGAACAAGATAAAGAGAGCTTACGTCGAGCACTGGAGCGGGCCATGCCGCATTCCTCCGAGCATGAATACAATCAGGGACAACATCAAGGGACAGTTCAATTGACCCAAAGAGAGTTTACCCCAGATGAGCGACGCATTATTATTTTGTGTACTTTGCTAGCGGCGAATGAACCCATTAAGCTATTTTTGCTGGCACATAATCTGAAGGTGGCTGTTCCTACCATTAGTCATGATCTAGATCAATTGGAAGATTGGGTTAAGGGCTTTCAGTTACATTTAGTACGTCGCAGAGGATATGGAATTGAGTTGAAGGGCACGGAGGCAGCTAAGCGAAAAGCCATGACGTCCTTACTCTCAGAAAACTTAGATGAAACACAGCTAATTGGTTTATTAAAAGAAAATATCCAACAGAAAACGTCTCAAAGGGTAGATAGTGCTTCCGAACAGTTATTAGGTCTGATTCAAAAAGACAGATTGATTGCTGTGGAAAATACGCTGCAACGTGTACGAAATGACCTACCTTATCCATTGGCTGATAGCTCCTATATTGCTTTAGTAGTTCATTTGTCCCTCGTGATTGAACGACTCATGAAAGGTGAGCACATCGAGATTGATCAGCATTACCTTGAAGATTTGAAAATGCAGGCGGAATATAAAATTGCTAAGCAAATCATTAGCGAATTAGAAAGTACCTTTAGCATTCCATTTCCTGAAGCAGAAGTTGCTTATATTACCATGCATCTCCAAGGTTCCAAGCTACGAATGAGTCAGCACGATCTGTTAGAGATCAATAATGTGGAAGTAACCGCTGTAGCACAAAAGCTGATGGAGGGTGCTGGGAAAAGATTAATGGTCAATTTTTATGAAGATCGATCATTATTATCAGGACTCTTAACTCATTTGGAGCCGGCAATGAATCGAATGAGGCGAGGGATGCACATTCGCAATCCGTTGCTCACTAAAATCAAACAAGATTATGGGCAAGTGTTCCAAGTGATAGCGGAAACAGTCAAGGAAGCGTTTCCTAATGTTCAGGTTCCAGAGGAAGAAATTGCTTATCTTGTTCTACATTTTGGCTCTTCGATGGAGCGATTAAAAAGAACACGTATCAAATATAGAGCGTTAATCGTTTGCTCAAGTGGGATTGGATCTTCTCGTATGTTGGCAGACCGGATCGAAGCAGAGATTCCGGAAATAGAAGTTTTTAAACACGCTTCTATCTTTGAGGTGAATCAAATTGATTTTACGGAGTACGACTTGATTATCTCAACGATTCCTGTCCCATTTGATCAGAAGCCTTACATTACAGTAAGCCCTTTATTATCACGTGAAGAAATTGTTAGTATACGAAATTTCCTCAGTCAGGTACAAATAGAGCCCTTGACAGACGCTAAGCCTAGTCAACCGCAAACGATAGAAAAAATCATGGATCATTTGGAGGCAGGCGAATCCTACTTTAGGTATACGCTGACCATCTGTAAGGGTTGGTATGATGTCCAACTAAATAACCAGAACCAGGATATTAAGGAAACATTGGAAGCGATGTGTGAGCAATTGGAGAATCTTGGGGTCATGAGTGACTATCGAAAGGTAGTTCGTACATTACTAGAACGCGAAGAGAAAAGCGGTCTTGGTATACCAGGTACCACACAGGTTCTCTATCATGTTAAAAGTGCCGAAATCGTACAACCCTCCTTTTCAATTGGATTTTTACAAGAGCCGATTATACGCCGGTCGATGGATGGGGAAGAGATGAACATTACCAAATTACTCATTTTGGTAAGTCCACAAGACATGCGGAGTGAAGGAACAGAAATTCTGAGTGAAATCAGTTCTCTTTTAATTGAAGAAGAGACAATGAATGTAATAGAAAGCAGTCAGCCTATCACGATAAAAACCTACTTTATAGAAAAATTGAAACAGTTCTGTTTCAGAAAAGTTGGAGAGAGAGGAAACCACCTATGA
- a CDS encoding PTS sugar transporter subunit IIA: MTNIVIARNQKANNKQEAIELAGKLLVQAGHVEADYINKMQEREEMLTTYLGNGVAIPHGTNEAKTLIKSTGISIVQLPEGVDFGDGNKARLLIGIAGVGDEHLDILSDLAIVVSEEENVEKLVHATTDEEIMDIIKGGM; encoded by the coding sequence ATGACAAACATCGTAATTGCTCGAAATCAAAAAGCAAACAACAAACAAGAAGCGATTGAACTAGCAGGTAAGCTATTAGTGCAAGCAGGTCATGTTGAAGCGGACTATATTAATAAAATGCAAGAGCGCGAAGAGATGTTAACCACTTATCTTGGCAATGGTGTGGCAATCCCTCATGGAACAAATGAGGCAAAGACATTGATTAAAAGTACAGGAATTTCAATTGTACAGCTTCCAGAAGGCGTAGATTTTGGGGATGGAAATAAAGCCCGCTTATTGATCGGTATTGCAGGTGTGGGTGATGAGCATCTGGATATCTTGTCTGATTTAGCGATTGTGGTATCTGAGGAAGAAAATGTTGAGAAATTGGTTCATGCTACTACCGATGAAGAGATCATGGATATCATCAAGGGAGGTATGTAG
- a CDS encoding mannitol-1-phosphate 5-dehydrogenase, which translates to MRAIHFGAGNIGRGFIGLLLEQAGFEVCFVDVNEELVNEINRRKSYTVQIADEETQEFTVRKVSALHGADDQAVVQAIATADLVTTAVGPHILPYISKSIALGMKERMNQTKEPLNIIACENAIGGSTLLKQYVYSHLHEADHAKADQQFGFPDSAVDRIVPMQKNDDQLMVMVEAYFEWVIDQSQAKGKLPESSDILYVDNLEPYIERKLYTVNTGHATAAYLGYLKGYSYIEEAIKDPQIRHLTEEALQETGNVLQKKYGFHAKEHATYITKILRRFENKHLQDEVTRIARSPIRKLGFNDRFINPARQALFYQIEPKALCLGIAAALSFDYEQDSEATELQNSIRQQGLKATIMKYCELTEESPLIEWILEKYKVFQK; encoded by the coding sequence ATGCGTGCCATTCACTTTGGAGCAGGTAACATTGGACGAGGATTCATTGGACTGTTACTAGAACAGGCAGGTTTTGAAGTATGCTTTGTGGATGTTAACGAAGAGCTTGTTAATGAAATAAACCGACGTAAATCTTATACGGTACAGATCGCTGATGAAGAAACTCAAGAATTTACAGTCCGAAAAGTAAGTGCTTTACATGGGGCAGACGATCAGGCAGTAGTACAAGCCATTGCTACTGCCGATCTCGTCACCACAGCAGTCGGACCCCATATTCTTCCATACATTTCTAAATCAATTGCTCTGGGCATGAAGGAACGTATGAATCAAACCAAAGAGCCACTTAACATCATTGCTTGTGAAAATGCGATAGGTGGAAGCACACTGTTAAAACAATATGTGTATAGTCACTTACATGAGGCAGATCATGCAAAAGCAGATCAGCAATTTGGATTTCCGGATTCTGCTGTAGACCGAATTGTTCCGATGCAAAAGAATGATGATCAGCTAATGGTTATGGTGGAAGCTTATTTTGAATGGGTGATTGATCAATCACAGGCAAAAGGTAAATTACCAGAATCTTCTGATATTTTATATGTGGATAATCTTGAACCATATATTGAGCGTAAACTATATACCGTGAACACAGGGCATGCTACGGCAGCATATCTTGGCTATCTAAAAGGCTATTCCTATATAGAAGAAGCGATCAAAGATCCGCAGATTCGTCACTTAACAGAAGAAGCATTGCAAGAGACAGGTAACGTGTTGCAGAAAAAATATGGTTTTCATGCAAAAGAGCATGCAACTTATATTACTAAGATCCTTCGTCGTTTTGAGAATAAACATTTACAAGATGAAGTGACACGTATTGCACGTTCACCAATTCGTAAGCTCGGTTTTAACGATCGTTTTATTAACCCAGCCCGTCAAGCATTGTTTTATCAGATAGAGCCAAAGGCACTTTGCTTGGGGATTGCAGCGGCTCTTTCATTTGATTACGAACAAGATTCGGAAGCAACAGAGCTACAAAATAGTATTAGGCAGCAAGGCTTGAAGGCAACTATTATGAAATATTGTGAATTGACGGAAGAGAGTCCATTGATAGAATGGATTTTGGAGAAATACAAGGTATTTCAAAAATAA
- a CDS encoding KamA family radical SAM protein, whose translation MARTTETIVSDRAREMQKQVMQKFRSKISPSLAKIVKQSQGVAKQFVPSPYEALEYGTEKPFEEGKNNKGIYGLERIYEDRAVLTPYFECSAYCRYCFKKTRTLAGEAKRMSDENIADAINYISNDERIKTVLITGGDPFLDVNLLHKVLQQIKEIDHVRNVRVGTRNILFAPENITDETAEMLTEFNQINYENPRLSKNLSIGLSLNHPDELTPEVIRAAQKIISRGITIRGQIVLMKDINDNTKTMRELIELFLCNGIVPYYLFHCMAVVGAKHFRTSVQKGIDIIRELSAFSGSIAPHYVYVTPIGKHRVGTNSQLDYVEIDGQRYIRSTTPYKAADFLHFSDNTMLPPLHEINENGYIVSHYLDGDDNPMEELV comes from the coding sequence ATGGCAAGAACGACTGAAACAATCGTTTCTGATAGAGCAAGAGAGATGCAGAAGCAGGTAATGCAAAAATTCCGCTCCAAAATTAGTCCTTCTCTAGCAAAGATTGTGAAACAATCTCAGGGTGTAGCCAAACAATTTGTACCAAGTCCCTATGAAGCATTAGAATACGGTACAGAAAAGCCATTTGAAGAGGGAAAAAATAATAAAGGAATATATGGACTTGAAAGAATTTATGAGGATCGAGCTGTATTGACTCCTTATTTTGAATGTTCTGCATATTGTAGGTACTGTTTTAAGAAAACCCGTACACTAGCGGGAGAAGCTAAGCGCATGTCAGATGAAAACATTGCAGATGCTATCAATTATATTAGTAATGATGAACGGATAAAAACTGTATTAATTACCGGTGGGGACCCGTTCTTAGATGTAAATTTGCTGCATAAGGTGCTACAACAAATCAAAGAAATTGATCATGTACGAAACGTTCGGGTAGGTACCAGAAACATTTTATTTGCTCCCGAAAACATCACAGATGAAACAGCAGAAATGTTAACGGAATTTAATCAAATTAACTACGAGAATCCACGTTTATCCAAGAACCTTTCCATTGGTTTATCACTTAATCATCCAGATGAACTTACCCCAGAAGTTATTCGCGCTGCCCAAAAGATCATTTCTAGAGGTATTACAATAAGAGGACAAATTGTTTTAATGAAAGATATTAATGATAATACCAAAACGATGAGAGAATTAATAGAGCTGTTTCTCTGTAATGGGATTGTGCCTTATTATCTTTTCCACTGTATGGCTGTAGTAGGAGCTAAGCATTTCCGTACATCCGTCCAGAAGGGAATTGATATTATACGTGAATTATCTGCTTTCTCTGGCAGTATTGCTCCTCATTATGTTTATGTAACCCCTATTGGTAAGCATCGAGTAGGTACGAATTCTCAGCTTGATTATGTAGAAATTGATGGTCAACGATATATTCGTTCCACTACGCCATATAAAGCAGCTGATTTCTTGCATTTCTCTGATAACACTATGTTGCCACCTCTTCACGAGATAAATGAAAACGGATACATTGTGTCTCATTATCTTGATGGTGATGATAATCCAATGGAGGAATTGGTATGA
- a CDS encoding ATP-grasp domain-containing protein, translated as MNELIVFIENLSVVPTINRAVHVNKMGYKCAIITRPLTDHERSKISQLEAENQIPALFAEIIETDDFSYEELEKNTCMLEETYKISAVLSILGLFSSAGLLGADVAKVAEKRGLPSQESDALYRTNNKYLMRDALRHAGVLTVDYGLAVDVDSAVAHAERIGYPVILKPINGVASHLILKSHNQQEVRDNFTYALQKLPNCNYSNLYASCHTYATRDGNLIDFDPMGCMLVEKYMNGREASVEMVITEKEIVPLLVHDKVKVTEEKQVFYEHLLVVPPLRFTEKEVEELKNYAVEAVRAVGLKNSLSHVELRYDEKLGPQVLEINPRIGGMCVKDSLETMLGFDSVKAQLGIALGTFELPTLLNQEQTPHAMFTLYPKESGILRAVNGLEELEKIPGVLRATQVYPIGAEVRGDEEEVFLVMCWMRGESYEHIQQVYEKACELVTFEIEKLVKV; from the coding sequence ATGAATGAATTAATCGTATTTATTGAAAATCTCTCCGTAGTTCCTACCATAAATCGTGCTGTCCATGTTAATAAAATGGGGTATAAGTGTGCAATTATTACTCGTCCGCTCACAGACCATGAAAGATCTAAAATCTCTCAATTAGAAGCAGAAAATCAGATTCCTGCTTTATTTGCAGAGATTATTGAGACGGATGATTTTAGCTATGAGGAATTAGAAAAAAACACGTGTATGCTTGAGGAAACATATAAAATTTCTGCTGTACTTAGTATTTTGGGACTATTTTCAAGTGCTGGTTTACTAGGAGCAGATGTAGCTAAGGTAGCGGAAAAAAGAGGACTACCTTCTCAAGAATCCGATGCATTGTATCGTACAAATAACAAATATCTTATGCGTGATGCACTACGACATGCTGGAGTGCTAACTGTTGATTATGGACTAGCTGTAGATGTGGATTCAGCAGTCGCTCATGCTGAACGAATTGGCTATCCTGTTATATTAAAGCCGATCAATGGAGTCGCCTCTCATTTAATTTTAAAATCCCACAATCAACAAGAGGTAAGGGATAATTTTACATACGCCCTTCAAAAGCTACCTAACTGTAATTATTCAAATCTTTATGCATCCTGTCACACCTATGCAACAAGGGATGGAAATCTCATTGATTTTGATCCCATGGGTTGCATGCTAGTGGAAAAATATATGAATGGTCGGGAAGCTAGTGTAGAGATGGTGATCACAGAGAAGGAGATCGTTCCTCTACTTGTGCATGACAAGGTAAAAGTAACAGAAGAAAAGCAGGTGTTCTATGAGCATCTTCTAGTTGTTCCTCCTCTACGTTTTACGGAGAAAGAAGTTGAGGAACTCAAAAATTATGCAGTGGAAGCGGTTCGTGCTGTAGGCTTAAAAAATTCATTATCTCACGTTGAATTACGCTATGACGAAAAATTAGGACCGCAAGTATTAGAGATTAATCCGCGTATAGGTGGTATGTGTGTCAAGGATAGTTTAGAAACAATGCTTGGATTTGATTCTGTAAAAGCCCAATTGGGGATTGCATTAGGAACATTTGAATTACCTACTTTACTGAACCAAGAGCAAACCCCTCATGCAATGTTTACTTTATATCCAAAGGAAAGCGGAATTCTCCGAGCGGTAAACGGATTAGAGGAGCTTGAAAAAATTCCTGGGGTATTAAGAGCAACACAAGTTTATCCGATAGGAGCAGAGGTAAGAGGGGATGAAGAAGAAGTATTTCTAGTTATGTGCTGGATGCGTGGAGAAAGCTATGAACATATTCAACAAGTATATGAAAAAGCATGTGAGCTAGTCACATTTGAAATCGAGAAATTGGTTAAGGTGTAG